The segment ACAATATCATCTTGAACTATTACCTCTTCAGCTGATGGATTGACTATGAACTTGTCGCCTCTCTTTATGGCAAGGACCGTCATATCGTATTTTCTTCTTAAGTCAAGCTCCTTAAGGGTTTTGTTGTACAG is part of the Aquificaceae bacterium genome and harbors:
- a CDS encoding TrkA C-terminal domain-containing protein, producing MKAPQRLYNKTLKELDLRRKYDMTVLAIKRGDKFIVNPSAEEVIVQDDIVVVLGRREKMGVL